GATGTTTGGCAGGAAATTGACCCGGTCAACCCTGTTCGCTGCCGCCCTGGCCCTTGGCCTTGCCGCCGGCCCGGCTGCTGCTGCCGACACCATCAAGATTGCTGTGCCTTCGCCGTTTACCGGCAGCGCTGCCGGGTATGGTGAAAACGTCAAGGCCGGCGTCATGCTCAAGCTCGAAGAGATCAATGCCGCCGGCGGCATAAACGGCAAGAAGCTCGAAGCCGTCTACCTCGATGAGCAGTGCGAACCCCGTGAGGCCGCCACGGTTTCCTCCTCCATCGTCAATGATCCCGATATTGTCGGCATCGTCGGCCACCTGTGCTCTTCGGCCCACCTGGCCGGCCTGCCCGCCTACGTGCGCGAAGGCATCGCCGCCATCACGCCCACGGCCACCAACATCACCATCTCTTCCAAAAGCAAGGACGATGCCGGCAAGGCCTGGTCGTTTAGAAACGTCTACCGCGACGATTTCCAGGGCAAGTTCCTGGCTGATTACACCGACAAGGTGCTGGGGCTTAAAAAGGTCGCCGTGTTCTACGAGAACAACGACTACGGCATCGGCCTGAAAGACGCCTTTATCAAGGAAGCCAAGACCCTGGGACTGACCATCGTCGGCGAGGAAGCCTACAAGAAGGGTGATCAGGACTACACGCCCCAGCTGACCAAGATCAAGGGCGCGGCTCCCGAGGCCATGTTCATTGCCGGTTACTATCCCGAAGGCGCGCTGATTGCCGACCAGTCCAAAAAG
The nucleotide sequence above comes from Desulfovibrio sp. TomC. Encoded proteins:
- a CDS encoding ABC transporter substrate-binding protein, which codes for MFGRKLTRSTLFAAALALGLAAGPAAAADTIKIAVPSPFTGSAAGYGENVKAGVMLKLEEINAAGGINGKKLEAVYLDEQCEPREAATVSSSIVNDPDIVGIVGHLCSSAHLAGLPAYVREGIAAITPTATNITISSKSKDDAGKAWSFRNVYRDDFQGKFLADYTDKVLGLKKVAVFYENNDYGIGLKDAFIKEAKTLGLTIVGEEAYKKGDQDYTPQLTKIKGAAPEAMFIAGYYPEGALIADQSKKIGLNIPKMGADGFDNADYVKLGGAAVENTYLTAPFLVETAGADAKKFIDAFKAKYNRDVDWMSANAYDATGIMAEAIAKAGADRTKIRDYLAGLSSPEKGYKGVTGVNYFDANGDCLKPAYVKVVKDGKFVPAPKQMN